The following coding sequences lie in one Myxococcus xanthus genomic window:
- a CDS encoding 2-hydroxychromene-2-carboxylate isomerase produces MAHTPLRFLLDFISPYAYLAWTRLPALAARHGRTVEPVPVLLAGVLNATGNIGPAEVVPKRSYIFKQTFRIAHDFGVPFAPPPTHPFNPLLALRVTAAVDDVEARSRLVSALYASAWGGGKGAESPEAVGAAIQAAGLDAQALLAAAQTQEVKDRVRRNTEAAVAAGAFGVPTYLADDELFFGVDSLGHLEQFLRGEDPLTLADVERWSALPASASRR; encoded by the coding sequence ATGGCCCACACCCCACTGCGGTTCCTGCTGGATTTCATCTCGCCGTATGCCTACCTGGCCTGGACGCGCCTGCCGGCGCTCGCCGCGCGCCATGGCCGCACCGTGGAGCCGGTGCCCGTGCTGCTGGCGGGGGTGCTCAACGCGACGGGAAACATCGGTCCCGCGGAGGTCGTGCCCAAGCGGAGCTATATCTTCAAGCAGACCTTCCGCATCGCCCATGACTTCGGCGTGCCCTTCGCGCCGCCGCCGACGCATCCCTTCAATCCGCTGCTCGCGCTGCGCGTGACGGCCGCCGTGGATGACGTGGAGGCCCGGAGCCGGCTGGTGAGCGCCCTGTATGCCTCCGCCTGGGGCGGCGGGAAGGGGGCGGAGTCGCCCGAGGCCGTGGGCGCGGCGATTCAGGCCGCGGGGCTGGACGCCCAGGCGCTGCTCGCGGCGGCCCAGACGCAGGAGGTGAAGGACCGGGTCCGGCGGAACACCGAGGCGGCGGTGGCCGCCGGGGCCTTTGGCGTGCCCACCTACCTGGCGGACGACGAGCTGTTCTTCGGCGTGGACTCGCTGGGGCACCTGGAGCAGTTCCTGCGCGGCGAGGACCCGCTCACCCTGGCGGACGTCGAGCGCTGGAGCGCGCTGCCGGCCAGCGCGTCCCGGCGCTGA